Within the Thermanaeromonas toyohensis ToBE genome, the region GCGCTAGAGGTAGGGACGGGTTCGGGAGCCCTTGCTACTCTGTCCGTGGTAACCCAGGGACCGCTGGTGGAGACGGGGGTACCGACGCATCTGGCGCTCGAAGGGGACGGCTTCTTTGTGCTGGAAGGACCGCAGGGCCCTGTGTACACAAGGGCGGGGCAGTTTCGTATCAGCCCCGACGGGTATTTGGTCTCAATGCATGGGTGGCGCGTGCGGGGTGCCGGGGCCATTCCGCGTGAAGCCGTCGGATTGGCGGTCGGGCGCGACGGCCGGGTGCTGGCGGTGATGCCGGACGGCACCCAGCGGGAAGTGGGGCGGATCGTTCTGGCCCGCTTCAGGGCGCCGTCAGCGCTCGCGTCAGCAGGCGACGGCTGCTACCGTGAATCCCCGGCTTCCGGTCCGCCGGAGGAGGTCCGCCCAGGCGAGCGCGGCGCGGGTGTGGTGTTGCAGGGGTTCCTTGAGAGGTCGAACGTGGACCTGGCCCAGGAGATGGTTTCCCTCATCGCCGCGCAGCGGGTCTACGAGGTGTGCGCCAAAGTCATCCAGGTGGGTGACGAAATGCTGGCCACGGCAAACAGCATCAAGCGCTAAACACTTTTTAGGGGGTGATCGGAATGGCGCAACTAGATATCTCCCTGGCAGCAAAGGTGGCCTCCGCGTGCGCGCAGGCCCGGACGGCACAGGCGGTTTCCAGTACTCTTAGGGAAACGGGGACCACAGGCAGCTTTTGGGTTATTCTGGCAGAGACGCTGTCGCGAAAGGACACCAGCGGTTCCGGCACAGTGAACGGAAGCGACCCGGTCATGGGCGGGCGGCCGGAGTGCGGTC harbors:
- a CDS encoding flagellar hook-basal body protein, translated to MRAMWTAAAGMSTQQAAVDVTANNVANANTPGFKRAVAAVIELAREEARPATSEFPALEVGTGSGALATLSVVTQGPLVETGVPTHLALEGDGFFVLEGPQGPVYTRAGQFRISPDGYLVSMHGWRVRGAGAIPREAVGLAVGRDGRVLAVMPDGTQREVGRIVLARFRAPSALASAGDGCYRESPASGPPEEVRPGERGAGVVLQGFLERSNVDLAQEMVSLIAAQRVYEVCAKVIQVGDEMLATANSIKR